The genome window CAAGGCAGCTTTTATATAAAAACCTGTGTCATAATGTTACACAGCCATGACAGCAAGAGCCTGGACCATACACACGCTCAGATCAACTGGCACGACATCAAGCCACCTGTATCCTTTCGCTCTGAAGTGTAACTTCCGTGCACGCATGCAGATTTGCACTGAACAGGGCGGAGCAGTTGTAGCGATGGCGACTTCCTCTGCACGCTGCCTTCTCAGataaagttgaccaaggttttAACATACTCATCAAAAAACCCCCGTCAGACCTACACTGTTGCCACAACCTTTGACTTTGGAAAAGCTGCCCTTGTAATAAACATACATAAAACTCTGTGTGTCACAATATTTAAAACTCTGCAGACTGCAGACATAATAGAACTTTCTCTCGTGTTTTTCATCATGCACAACTGGTTAATCTTGGTTAAATCAGACCCTGCAATTCTCAGGCAGATAAACGTAGCATGATAaagtgcacatacagtaagaaacAGGTCTGACCCAGATCTTTAAGATCTTTAGCATCCCAACCCTCCTACAGAACAGAAAGGGTTGCCAGACAATGTTCCCACTGGGATCAATACTGTCAGAATTGTAGGAAAAAAGGACTAGTCTGCAAAATTTTCCTTAACCTTCAGCAGTTTCAAGGCTTTATGTTGAGGTACCTGAGGTTCAAATGGGTTATTTGGGAAACCTTCGACCATAACATGTTGAAATGATATGAGACGGCAGCATTAACACTGATGTACTGGAGAATTAGCTATAGGCCAATTATTGATATAACTTATAACTATGTAATTGCAAAACCATTCGGACTAACTCACTGTGATTATACTTGACCCAGACAGGTGATTTATTTTTGCCTAAAACACAATGACCTACATTCAGCGGGGTCCTGAAGATATTGTGTTAGTTTATGCAGATACGTCCTAGATTTGTATGAACATAAATTCAAGGGGATTGGTGTTTTCGATAAATTATTTCTCGCATTTCATTATTTGAACACAGTTTCAAATATAGATTCGTTTCTGAACTAAATACTACAAGGTTGGAGCAATTTATTACAAACATTAGCCCAAATACAAGCCCTGAGACGTTCGCTCGCATTGATTAAACGCAGCTGCAGGTGTAGGTTAACTCATAACAAATGCGAGCCCGTACGTAAACTATGTGGTTTATTTGATCATTAGTTATCATAAAGACATGTTACCCACCTCGTTGTTAGTCCTCCACAGACCATAGAGCGTCCGGTTAAATGGCATTTTACTTTCAACGCTAATATAGTTCAGTAAAGGCCGCACCTGTTGCTAACTGAAGCTACTCACcgagctagctagctagcttacATTCCTACgtaagctagctagctagatGATTGGATTGATTAGATTTGTTGGCCTATTTTACACGGTTCAACCGTTTAGTTAAGATTATGAGGACTTAACGGTAGCAGACGAAGCAGTGAGACAGCTAACAGGTTTTAGCTACATTAGCATTAagccacctgctgctccaggccGTTAATTACCCGACTATAACTAGCGTTAGCCTTTGAACACTCCTGAAATGATTAGTTTAGattatattacagtatttcaCTAAGAAATTGTACATCTGTACAACTTAAAGTTACGAAAATAGATAACTTGTTATACACAGTAATATGATTTTATACTGACCTAGACACACGAATCCACAGTTTTGCGGGGATGCGGCGTTCAAGGACCAAAGTTCTCCTCTCCTATTGTACGAAACAAAATAATGCTTGAATTTACTAAACACCACATTTTAAATACGTTAATATGCTGTttaacatatttacatttatataatgAGGGAAATCTTTTTTAATGTTTGGAAAAATCAATATTGTAAGTAAAGCAAATACAATTCCGGCCCCTTTGACCCCTTGTCCACCCAAATACCACAGCTGGTCTAaatgaatattatattattttagtaCTTTTGGCTTTGACTGGTCATTGATTGAGGGTTGAAAACTACTTGACATATTTTGACAGCAGATGAATGTACTGAAGCACTGAACTGACGCCTTTCTATGCACCAGACAGCTCATGGATGAATGGTTTACATTAGCAAACTGCAATGGGTGGAAGTGGACACGACTGACGTGTGTAGAGGTAATACTAATAGAAATAGTGGTGGCCTCTGTATCGCATTATTGATCTCGTATTACTGAAACACTACATGGAAAGCAATCAAGTAAGCAAAGCTCAATCAGACACGACTCACATTGACAGAATACAGTGGATATAAATCAAGGCTGTGCTGTACTGCTGTTATTTGTCTCATCTTTTAAAATATGTAATGTGTATTCAAGCTACCAGGATAATTATTTTATATCCTGGGCAATTTTTCACGTTCAGGACCATGACATTAACTGCTTCACAGAGTAACAGGCGTGAAGATTTGAACAAAAACAGCCTTTTCAGGCATACAGTAGAATATTATACAGTAATAGAATAAAAGGCTGTTTGCAATCACATTTTGTACATTGAATCTAATTTTAATTAGTGtaatgtaaaacaaatgtttgtaatGCTTCAACTGTGATGATTTTGATCATGATTATGTatgtattatgattattatgacTGCAGGTTTAttggtgaaaaaaaaacaacagtccaAAACCCAAAGATGATTAATTTATTCTAATCTTAAACCATGAAAAGTACAGTTGAACCGTTTTTTTACAAATCATTATTCACATAATGTCTGTGCCGTTAACTCTTAATTTTCGTGGCAGCTTCCTTATGCATAATTGAATTTCATTTGCCATATTTTTCCTGTATTTCACGTTGAATGCTATCTGATGACGGCCTCCTTCCCTGTCACCTCTCTACAGGAAGCCGCGGGGTCAGGGCGAGTTGAACCTCATGTCAGAATTGTCCCCGCGCTGACCTGCGCCTGACTGGCCTCCAAGCAAAAAGCCCCTGTGAAGGTAAGAGGAACTGGGGTTCCCTCCCCTGAAAAAGAGGTTCCCTCCCCCTGACAGCTCCACAGAGCCCCAGCCACCTGCCTGCTGGGTCGGCCCCATATGAAAAGGGAAGCCCTTTGTAATCCGACGGGGATTACACCACCCAACAATGCCCTGCTCAAAGAGCGACAAAAGCCCTGTATCAAACGCCGCTGAGGGGGAGCAAGGCTATGATCTCCCACTACTACCAACACTGACTCCTCTGCCACCTCTCATCTCCCCGAGAGGCTCTTACCCCTTTAGCATTCACTGCCTCTGTCCTCCTTCTGCCCTCTCATCTCTAGGATCTGGCCTTTTATCAGTGCATTCCTTTTCATTTGCATTGCGGTGTGGGGAGGGACAGCGGGTCTCTCTGATCTGATAGAGCCAGGAGAGAGTCAGGAGGATCCTCAGGGCAcgatgtgtgtgtttcagtgtgcgTATcctgtcctgcacacacacacacacacacacacacacacacacacacacacacacacacacacacacacacacacacacacacacacacattgcattCTCAAGATAGCAAGCGGCTTCTTTGCAATCCAGAGGTGAAAACATTTTGGTGTTTTTTACGATTACAACAAAGGTGTCTCTTTTTCCTTGTCACATCAGCATGAATCAGTCCAAAGCCTCCTAATTCGAACATAGTCAAGCCCCAATCTGATACTTGGGGctgttgtaaatgtttgtgctgCTCACAGATAAAAAGGGGGCAGTTTGCTTTTCGGATTTCCTTGGAATCATTGTATTCCTGACCCACCCACTGCTCAAACACACCGTATGCCGGCgtaggtgggtgggtgggtgcatGCGGGGGCTCTTCGGCGGCACCGGGCTAAACAGCGGTGATGGATCGAGGACACAAAAGGCGGAGGAGCAGATGCGCCACGCCGAGTCCACAACCTTCGCTCGGTCTCGCGTTGACTGACTCGGGCGTTCACCTGAGCTCGAGCTCGAATCAATGTTAGCCCTGAGAGCACTGAATGGAGGATCATTCAAATAGTATTATGTTAGGATATATGAGCCATTTCAAAATATTAATTCAGCATTATTTGAGGTGTCTGTTAAGGATAGCAGATACAGATCGCCGTGCATTGACTCAGCTGAGTGATTACACACCTCTATTACATGTGATATATGAATGTATGAGAAGGAGTCATTTTTCATTACCAAGACATCGTCCCTAGAGGCAGTTGTTAAAGAAGAATCCATGAATTATCCTCCTAGAACACTGGCCCTTGTCGTGAGCCGAGGGGAGAGGAAAGGGAAGGGGAAAAGGGGAAGCACAGCAGTATTGATAGCGCTGGGATTGAGAGACTGGAGAGACGCCAGAAGAATGTGTCTGCCTTCGCCTGTGATCCTGCACACTGCCGCCGCTCCCTCTGTCCAGTTAATTGGAATACAAAGCAGAGCGGGGTCGATGAGAGagcggtggtggtggcggtggcggggggaggaggtgggggggggggctgctgtctgtctccagcAACCTTCACTGCTCGCTGGGAATTGACTGTGGAACCAGAAAGCGAGACCGACACACTGTCACTGGTAAAATGAACTGTCACCTTGCATTTCTCAGCCTCCTGGCAGCGTCGAATTGGCCGCTTTGAACCATGTGACGTGACACTGATTGAGTTCTggtttcacccccccccccctcccccgggcTCTAAACGAGCGAGCCGCTTTAATTTCAAGTGTACAGGCTCTGCGGGCGCGCGCTCCAGGGCACGTGGGCGCCGAGCATCTCTGCAGGCCTGCGTCTCTActgcatcctctcctcctcaccgcCCCTCATTATTTCATTGTGCTGCTTCGTtactctgcctctcagctagTCTTGTTTTTCTTACAGCATATAGTCATGGCGGTCTGACAGGCACACGGAGGAGGAAAACTATTAGGGGGTAGCCATTTGGATcctggagccaatcccagcgAGTATTAAGATGTTAACCCTGGCCAAGTCACTTGTCTCTCTCTGTTACTATGCTGATGGAGTGGGGAAAGGATGCAGTCGCAGGGAGACCCAGGAGACGGGCTTCAGGTCGGCTGGCGCTTCCAGATCCAATAGAGCCTGACTCGGTTGGGGGAGGGTTGTCAAGAATCCCCCAGACTGGGCTAAAAAGAGCCTCAGAACAAAGAAGGAAGAGACGGTGCCGTTCAAATCTGGGAAACTTGGTACAAATACAGACTTTAAATTATATATGAGGTTGGTTATGAGTTTCTGTCTCATGCAGTTGCATCATTTGCATAATAATCCTTTGGCATTTTCACCTTATTATATGGAACTAGATCTGGTCCTCTGACTCCTTCTGGCTCAGCCACATATAACTTCAATCATCCACACGCGTTTAATCTAAGAGCATTTCATTCTCTGTGTGTTAAGTGTCAGCGTGCATTAACAATCAGTGTTTCTGTTAAACAATCAATCGATGAATCGTTGCGGCTTTgtaaaatatgatttttttGATGAGCGGTCGTTAAAATAGAACTCCACTGTGTTTGCAAAAAGTCTGATGTCTTGCTTTTTGTATTGACATGTTGTGCGTCTTGCCCAGTTTAGTGCACATTGCTCTTGTGCTCTGGAGCGTCTGCTCCTTTAATGCTTCGTTTGTCGTCGCGTCTTCTCAACGTGCTGCGTTACTGCGTACAGTTCACATCCAGCGCTGGCTTTGATACCTGCCATTAAAAATGACTCCCCGGTCTCTCTTAGAGGACCGACCCCCTGGTACCCCATGAATACTGTATCTGGTTCCCCTTTGAAGCCCGGGGACCCTGCGGAGTGACATGCGACAGAGGAACTGGTAGAAAACAAGGAAGTGAGCCTGGCAATAGACTTGTAAAAGAGCCTGCAACAACTGCGGCCAGCATGGGGTACAAACAGCACTGGGCCGACCTCGGTGCAGGCTGAGGGTTCCTGAGACGCAGCTCCATTCACAGGCCGGTGTCTGCGCGGCGCCGTGCTGCTGCGTTCCGTGCCCATGTGGGCTCTTCCTTCGCGTTCCGTCCCGTCCCCGCGTGCTCATTAAgcattttctctcctctccttggCCTATATTTCCCGGCAGGAGGCGAAGGGAGGCTGCGCTGATCTGAAGGTGAAAAACACCCTCCTCCGCTCCCCCCAGCTGGAACATCTGTCTCTGCGATCttggctgcagcggcggctgTGACACCTCCAGATGGAGAGCCCTCTGGGAGCGCTGAGGTATTACCTGCAGAGATGCCAGGGATCACACCTCTGGAATGAAGTCCCACACTTGTTTTCGGCGCCGTTCCCCATTCTGTTGTTGGATCTGTCACAATTCACCAGATCAATTGCCACCTCCTCAGTCCTTGGCCTTGTGACTCGACTGAAGACGAAGCTTTTGGCTTGTGAAGAAATGCATGGCAGCAAACCTCTCAGCCCTTTTCTAATTTACAGTAATGGGCCGTATGGTATTTCATCTGTAACTTCTATTCGTAGAATTGTATTAATTTTTAATATAGTTGTGAGAGTACTGCATATTTGGAATGATCGTTGATTTCCATTTCCTAGATACATGTTTTCCAGAGACATAGAACAGTTTAAAGTTCATTGGCTAAATGACCTGCAGCCTTATTAGTCTAAATATTAAAGCAATACCTGTAAGAATGGACTCGGCGAGAGGCCTTGAGTTAACTTCTTCCAGCCACTCTGAGCTATTCTAGTGCTTTGACAAATTGACTCCGCATTCATATGGGCCTGAACTCTGCGTGAACCTCGGCTTTAGGAAGAAGGGCACCAAACAGGCCGGGGCTGCTGGGGCAGAAAGACTGTGTGCAGACCCAACACCCAGTGCAAATATTGAAACTGCGGCCCATTTAGCCTTCGCACCAAAGCAAGCGGCCGGTGTCAGCAAATGTTTAGCTAAAAACCCCAAAACGAGCACGGAGGTGTGGAATCATCACCTCAGCTGCTCCGGTTGAAAAAGGGTCCGTCTGTATAAAAGCTACTGAACCTAAATCTGGGTGAAATAAGTGGCGTTATGAAGCAACCTGTGTCAATACCTAAGAATTTGGGTAACAAATCAAGGGAGGGACTAGCTGGGGTTTGTTGTCATGTTTAGAGCCCCTGGAGGTATTTTGAGGTGAAAAGGTCACTGGGAACCACCCCGTGTGTTGGGAAAGATTCCTCTTGTCACATTATGCAAGGAAACTTCAGAATGCAGATAAATATAGAAAATGAGTTTCCGCTGTTATTGGAATTTAAAGAATTTATTTCCGTTACATCAAATAAAAAGTCCTTTGAAGagaataaattataaaaatatttaattatggTTGGACTGAAAATGTCTTGAAAGTTTCTTTCTCACATAAAGCAAATGCaacttatttttctttttatagacTTTATTAAACTAAAACATCTCAACAACTGTCAGCAAATACCCTGTAAATAAATAGTGCAAATAATAACACTGAGGCTTTCAGTGGTCTCACATAAAACACGGACTGGGCGTTGGAAGATTACAAAATACACGTGAAAGGTTTCAAAGTTTCTCAGCATCCAAAGTCAGATTCGACGCTCATGAGCAGACGACGGCATTTCTGTGCACCTCCGGTCCAAGGAGTGTTTGTCTGGAATCATACTCCACGTCGCATCATTGTTCACAGTCTCTGCCCTTCGCCTTCGGAGACGTGTCGGGGCTGCACAGTTTCTCCGCCGGTGCCGGAGCGCTCCCTAAAACGCAGCCCAGCTTCTCGcgcttcttctgcttcatcctgcggttctggaaccagattttGACCTGCGTCTCGTTGAGCTCCAGGCTGGCGGCGACCTCCACGCGCCGCGCCCGCGTCAGGTACTTGTTGAAGTggaactccttctccagctcggTCAGCTGCTTGGTGGTGAAGTTGGTGCGGATCGCGTTGTGCTGAGCCGGAACCCCGAACTCCGTCAGCACCGCTGCGGAGAGAAATGGATGAATGGGCGATGGGGGGAAAGCATGGAAACTCACGGAGCTGTGGTTTAgatgtaaatgcaaatgagaATGATCGGAAAAATGCCCAGAACATTAGTTGGCAAATAGTTTAAAACGCTGCGTAAAACAGTGTTTACGCACCGTGAGCCACACGTTCCATGGCTGCTCTCAAACCACTCTCAGGGTAAACAAACCTGTTTTGGGAGGATTCCTCTTCACTTTCATCCAGTCGAATGTCTTAGACGTTTCCTCCACGTGGTCCAAATCTTTCTCCTTACTCGGTGGAGGCAACCGTGCGTAAATCCCGTCTGAATATTCTTGCTGCCTCTGGTCCCCGCTCCCAAAATGCACGTACTGACTTCCCGTTGCGGCCCCGGGCCCGCAGCTCTCCCCGGCGTAGGGGCCCATGTTTGTCCCGAGGGGCGGAACCTGCGCATGGATGAAGCTCCGGTCCTGCTCGGGCGCGAGGCCGTACTGGTTCTGGTGGTGTCCGTAGTCCAGAGGTGACGCGTACACGGAGTTCCCCGGGGACGCAAACTGCAGCTCCAGGTTGACGTGCGCCTGGTGGTGCAGAGGGAGACTCGGGGCCTGGTGTGACGCAGAGGTTGGAGTCACCAGGCGCCCGTCCGGTGCGTACGTTTCACTTGTCGAACATGAGTTGGGCGCCATGTACGCATGGTTTAGGTTGTGGTATCCTGCCTTGGCACTGAAGACGTTTGCCCCCCGGTTGCACACGGGGTAGTCTAAGTAGGAGTTCATCCTGGAGCCGGGCCTTCTGTTTGTTCAGACAGACTAAGCAGTCATTGATCGGTGCTCCCTTTGCCCTTCTAGGTAGTATGTCAAAGCTGTAAAAGTGCCTTCCACCCTCATATCACCTTCCTGACACACCATGTGACCCGCCGAACGCCAATGGCCAAAGACCTACAGCACTCCGTCAAGTCTGCGGGCTCGTCCATCAAACGGCTCGCATTTACATGACAAATGCTTCAATCAGACTCGCTCATCCATCTGATAAGAACACAAACATCAGGACACGTTTTCGGGCCGCAGCGTTAGAACAGCTCCAAATGACAAAATAACGCCAATTAAAAACAATAGTAGTCATCATCTCGGGTTATAAATATTCATTGTCGGATGCAGATGATGCTTCACTGCTGCCTAAAATACGTCAAACTGGTCAATTATTTTTTGCCCAAGTTTGAAGGACATTCAAAATAATAAGATGTTTGCTCTAagtattacattttattttaagtcCTGTCTGATTTAACGGTGACGCCTGTTCATTGGCCATTAATTCGCCTAATTGTCCGCCGAACCAAGCGCGCCTCTAAAATAGTTTCGGTCAAATTGTGCGTTGACGCATAACCTAAATATTTCTTTGGCCTCGACGTGAATCCTGCACACAGTCTCTTCTGAATCAGACGGTGGTGGAGGAGAAAACGCGCAGCGCAGTGAATCCAGTGATCCATCATGCGCTCTTTTTAGAGATAGACAGCTTGTGTGGCCCTCATTGCCCATAAAagaacaaagacacatttaaGAACCACACAGGCCCCTTTTTTCCAGCTTCTTTTTGCCTTAACGACACTCAGACTAAAATGTAATGTTTCCCAAAACCTATCACGTCCACAGTCCTCCGTTAAGGGCCTTGTAATTAAGTTGGAGTTAATGTGACGTTATAGACCTCAAGTGATAATTAAGCTTTAAGAAGAGAAAAATGTGCCTTTTACCAACCAGCGCTCTCgtctctttcttttctgtctctgtggggAAATATTTGCTCAGAAAACCTCAGCAAATTGATTTTTCTTTATGTGGCTGAGAATTAGTTATGAATGAGTTGCCTCATTTCCCTTTGTCTCTGACTGAAAGAGGCCCACGTGCAAAAGTAAGCGCAATTGAGgataacaataaacacaaataaataggaGTTGAGACGAATGttctcaataaataaataaatacataatttgACGTGTATCAGTGAGGTATTCGTTTGAATGTGAGGTTTCCGTTTTTACAGATGAGTCAGTTTTGGAGCTTGCATTATTCTGTCCTGAGAAGCGTAGCTCTGCGAGAAGTATGTGCGGTCGAAGTCGAGGCTGTGCGTGTCGAGGTGCGGGCCGTGCGTGAGTCGTGGAGCGGGGTATTTGGAGAACTGCTCCAGGTACTCTGGCGGGGGTTGCTGCTGTTGGGACATGAGCGGGGGAGAGGCCTGCTGGTAGTCCCCGCCCACGTGGACATAGCCCAGGCTCGACAGCGTGGGGCTGCCcggggcggagggggaggacgggggtgaggaggaggaggcggtggcgcTGCCGGCGAGGCCCTGCAGCCGCTCGtccttcttctgcttcatccGCCGGTTCTGAAACCAAATCTTGATCTGCCTCTCGTGGAGGTTCAGCAGGTTCGCCATCTCCACGCGCCGCGCTCTGCACAGGTAGCGGCTGAAGTggaactccttctccagctccaccagttGCGCGCTCGTGTACGCGGTGCGCGTCCGCTTGGAGGTCGGGGTCGCGCTTGGACACTTCTCGTTAACGGTGCATTCTGTGGAGACCAGCGGAAAATGACTCAACGTGCAGCGATCACTGGTGTCTCCACAAATAGTCgtgttacatttatttatacgtCTTTCAGTTCATGTTAGTTACAATGACATTCACACTCTCAgctgattttaaaataaacaaaacatacatacaataaaacaaaacaaggatgTTTCGAGTTAAAGGTTGTAAATACTTCCCTTGACGACCAGCTCTACTTCCTATTTAATATAAGTTATAAAGATTCgtgtttgatttgctttctttttttaaatcaagttTCGAAATAAATAATGACAGACGGCCTCTATAAACTGGAATCTTCTTGCCATGATATAAATAAACTTGAGCTCAATGTCAGGTCTGATAACAGAGCTAATTATCAGATAGAGGTGCATCCATTTCAGTGGAtttatttatgtcttttattCCACCTTTGTAGTTTAGTGGTTGTGCTTTTATCCGGTGACGTACATTACtttgtgtttaaaaatgtttaaaccaaaaataataatatcccCCTGACGTGAAATTCAGTGGGCCCAAAATCTGAGCCAAGGTGTGTTTATCCTGCTGTTCCACGCTTGGCTGAACCTAATGAATCGGCTTTCTGACCTTTTGAACCCAAAGGGGGGAAAATATAGGATAATTTGCTCCATTAACTGTGTAAGAGCTCGTTGCTGCCTCTTTGCGTCATACAGACCTGGGACTCtcctgtcctggttctggttcggGCGCCTGGAACCTTTCATCCAGGGGAAAATCTTTTTGCTCATTAGCTTCTGTTGTTTTGACCTCAGCTCCGCCGTCTCCCGTTGCGCCATTTGCTGGTGTGCAGTCGCTCGGTGAGTGCGCTCgaacccgccgccgccgcgcgcagCGCCGCTGACGACGCGCTGGACGTCGCGCGCAGCGCTGGCTTTGTGCATTTCTATGAAATGTGCACCGGGGCCCCTTTGACCTTGtgcagcggcgccggcagccAAGTGTCACATGGCAGGTTTCCAGAGAGCCGGCGCTTCTGGCCTGAGAGAGTCCAGAAAAAAGACGGAGACAGAATCAGGGAGGAGACGGAATGATCCATCTTATCAACTCAATAGTACACTGACATGAATAGAGAGCTTCTgctggacagagaggaaggggaagaaaCTGAAAAATACACAGGTCTGGGTTGAAAATACATTCATTGTTGTTCACTTTTGGTTCAAATAGTTTTTAGGAACACTAAAAAGATATTAAAgacttttataatcattttcCTTATGCAAAGAGAGCCATGGTGCAAGACAACACAAATGGGAAACACTAACAATAAatactataaaataaaataataatgatggaaattaaatttgtatttaatcCTATAAaggaagatgaagaaatgcATGTGTTTATCTTGTACAATTAAACCTTTTACGGTGCCTCTTGGAGTCAAACTGGGCCTGTGGCTGCTTCATAAATAAAAGGCTCTGCTCAGAACGGACGGACAGACTAATTTAATGTTATATCACATCCTACCTAAAATCTCATCCATCAAACATAAAATGCTACGAAAGTCTAttgtgctctgctgctgtttttacgCCTCGAACGAAAAAGTCCCATCTTTTCTTTTCAGACATTATATTTAATTCAGTCTTCATCCGAAATTAAACGCAACCGAATTATTAAGCAGCAGTTTAAAGGACTACGAGAGAAACGCTgcgagcaggagagagagagggggaataAGTCTGGAGGCATGCAGCTTTATGAACTCTGGTTGAACCGCGACTGGAGTCAGGCTCGTAAATCATAAAGACACGTATCCAGTCCGCGGCAGAGCACAACAGCCCGCCGCCTTACCTCCACAACCCACATCCACTGCGCGCCGGAACGAACCCCACGGAAACAAATCCCGCTCTCACCTCTCTGGAAAATCCCCCAGATTAGAGTAATCCCCTCCTGCGGAGAACACGCGTGTGCGTGGAGTCGGGCGGTGGTGTGGCGTTCAGGGGCTGAAGCGGACTGGACAGCGTTCCTGCAGCTCACACCGCCCCGCGCCGCATTTCTGCACACAGCCGAAGCGCGTGTGCGCGAGAGAAAGGCTGACTGCTGAGCGTGCAGACCCGGCTCCACGAGCCCAAAGGATCCAGATGTGTTCCTCTGCGGCGCCACACTGACGCCCTTTATGTTTTCATGGCAattggagcaaaaaaaaaatccaaaaacacCACAGTGGCTGAAGAGAGGGGACATAAACAGGTCTTTATTTAAGTGGGATTACGAGCAAGATGACCTCACATCCGCCACTGTGTCCTTCATATTCTGTTGCACATGTGCAGTATTTTCTGCCACATTGTTGCAGCAGACCTGCGTCAAGATGCAAATAAAGGAAATAAGGCTGCTCAGTGCACCGCGTCGCCTTGACTCGTTTTAACAGACA of Betta splendens chromosome 19, fBetSpl5.4, whole genome shotgun sequence contains these proteins:
- the hoxb1b gene encoding homeobox protein Hox-B1b translates to MNSYLDYPVCNRGANVFSAKAGYHNLNHAYMAPNSCSTSETYAPDGRLVTPTSASHQAPSLPLHHQAHVNLELQFASPGNSVYASPLDYGHHQNQYGLAPEQDRSFIHAQVPPLGTNMGPYAGESCGPGAATGSQYVHFGSGDQRQQEYSDGIYARLPPPSKEKDLDHVEETSKTFDWMKVKRNPPKTAVLTEFGVPAQHNAIRTNFTTKQLTELEKEFHFNKYLTRARRVEVAASLELNETQVKIWFQNRRMKQKKREKLGCVLGSAPAPAEKLCSPDTSPKAKGRDCEQ
- the LOC114845334 gene encoding homeobox protein Hox-B3a-like: MHKASAARDVQRVVSGAARGGGGFERTHRATAHQQMAQRETAELRSKQQKLMSKKIFPWMKGSRRPNQNQDRRVPECTVNEKCPSATPTSKRTRTAYTSAQLVELEKEFHFSRYLCRARRVEMANLLNLHERQIKIWFQNRRMKQKKDERLQGLAGSATASSSSPPSSPSAPGSPTLSSLGYVHVGGDYQQASPPLMSQQQQPPPEYLEQFSKYPAPRLTHGPHLDTHSLDFDRTYFSQSYASQDRIMQAPKLTHL